The Acetomicrobium flavidum genome window below encodes:
- a CDS encoding DeoR/GlpR family DNA-binding transcription regulator: protein MFAEERRAAIVSKIKSGAPIYVADLVQEFGVSEATIRRDLAVLEKMNLLKRTHGGAAPPNYSLEPTFQEKEIQNLNLKAAIGKLAASLVKDGETILLDAGTTTLQLASNLRGRRITVATNCIDVANVFLDDPHVEVWLLGGILRKGPRSLVGFLTNESLHKLRFDKAFLAANAVDIEFGVTTPNMTEAETKRQMLLAGKEKILVVDHSKLDMQGLCKICDLNELDLLITDAGAEERQIEQLKKKVRVMIAFEGGDRR, encoded by the coding sequence ATGTTCGCAGAGGAAAGAAGGGCCGCCATAGTAAGCAAGATCAAATCGGGTGCTCCAATATACGTGGCAGACCTGGTTCAAGAGTTCGGCGTCTCCGAGGCCACGATACGCAGGGACCTGGCAGTGCTCGAGAAGATGAACCTGCTCAAGCGAACTCACGGCGGGGCCGCTCCTCCCAATTACAGCCTTGAACCCACCTTTCAAGAGAAGGAAATACAAAACCTCAATCTTAAGGCCGCCATCGGCAAGCTGGCCGCTTCCCTGGTGAAAGACGGAGAAACCATATTGCTTGATGCTGGCACCACCACCCTGCAGCTCGCCTCAAACCTTCGCGGACGAAGGATAACCGTGGCCACCAACTGCATAGACGTGGCAAATGTATTTTTAGACGACCCACACGTAGAGGTCTGGCTGCTTGGGGGAATACTTCGAAAGGGACCTCGTTCCCTTGTAGGTTTTTTGACGAATGAGTCGCTGCACAAGTTGCGCTTCGACAAGGCCTTTCTGGCCGCAAACGCCGTTGACATCGAGTTCGGCGTGACCACGCCCAACATGACAGAAGCCGAGACAAAACGACAGATGCTACTTGCCGGCAAGGAAAAGATCCTTGTGGTAGATCACTCAAAACTAGACATGCAGGGCCTGTGTAAGATATGCGACTTAAACGAGCTTGACCTGCTCATAACCGATGCAGGGGCAGAGGAAAGGCAAATAGAGCAACTCAAGAAAAAGGTAAGGGTAATGATCGCTTTCGAAGGAGGTGACAGGAGGTGA
- a CDS encoding glycosyltransferase family 2 protein, which yields MTNDKKVWGNLISIVIPIKDEEPNILPLADEIEEVFSDVKWNWECLWVDDGSVDGSVQVLRKLSNDRPRHRVISFAANAGQSAALWCGCRAAKGDIIATLDGDGQNDPHDIPKLVALVASGKCDMANGYRQNRKDNWVRRISSRIANGFRNAMTGKTVRDVGCSTRAFRKECVPYFLPFKGMHRFIPTLAMIYGFTIAEVPVNHRPRTRGKTKYSIWNRLWVGIFDTFGILWIRKRAFRVKLREDK from the coding sequence GTGACAAACGACAAGAAAGTTTGGGGTAATTTAATATCGATCGTCATCCCCATAAAGGACGAGGAGCCTAACATCCTGCCCCTGGCCGATGAGATCGAAGAGGTGTTTAGCGACGTAAAGTGGAACTGGGAATGCCTGTGGGTAGATGACGGCTCGGTGGATGGAAGTGTTCAAGTCTTAAGAAAATTGTCCAACGACAGGCCGCGCCATCGCGTCATATCCTTCGCAGCAAATGCTGGACAATCTGCTGCCCTTTGGTGCGGATGCCGTGCAGCAAAGGGAGACATAATAGCCACCTTAGACGGCGACGGACAAAACGATCCCCACGACATACCAAAGTTGGTGGCGTTAGTGGCAAGCGGCAAATGCGACATGGCAAACGGCTACAGGCAAAACAGGAAGGACAATTGGGTCAGGCGCATATCGTCCCGCATAGCCAACGGCTTTCGAAATGCAATGACGGGAAAGACCGTAAGAGACGTCGGCTGCTCTACGAGGGCGTTCAGAAAAGAGTGTGTTCCGTATTTCCTCCCCTTCAAGGGGATGCATCGTTTTATACCCACCCTTGCGATGATTTATGGTTTTACTATCGCCGAAGTGCCGGTAAATCATCGCCCCAGGACGAGGGGAAAGACGAAGTACTCCATATGGAACAGGTTATGGGTGGGGATATTCGACACTTTTGGGATTTTGTGGATAAGAAAGCGCGCATTTAGGGTTAAATTACGAGAAGACAAGTAA
- a CDS encoding lipid-A-disaccharide synthase N-terminal domain-containing protein, whose product MNGLLILGFVAQGLFGARFFVQWLASEKEKRSVVPFSFWILSLVGGILLFIYAAARHDPVFMVGQASGVFIYIRNIYFILRERKEIVHAK is encoded by the coding sequence ATGAACGGTCTGTTGATCCTGGGCTTCGTCGCCCAGGGGCTTTTCGGGGCAAGGTTTTTCGTGCAGTGGCTTGCAAGCGAGAAGGAAAAACGAAGCGTCGTTCCCTTTTCCTTTTGGATATTGAGCCTCGTAGGGGGGATATTGCTTTTCATATATGCTGCAGCAAGGCATGACCCCGTTTTCATGGTTGGGCAGGCCAGTGGGGTATTCATCTACATACGAAACATATACTTCATCCTAAGAGAACGTAAAGAAATTGTCCACGCAAAGTAA
- a CDS encoding glycosyltransferase family 39 protein, protein MSTQSKTSSRRQFLFVVLLALLASIAFQGSRGLYETTEGRYAEVAREMLRSGNYLEPTLLGLPHWSKPPLTYWAIALGLKIFGVNTWGARFYLVISFVLTVICVWKIAQTLWDKKSAYLSALVYTSSLMPLVSSNVVSTDTLLALWEALAIFAFWKAVRTQSKRWTVLVWLFLGMSFMTKGYPGLLPLLGMIPTQIYLRKTRGAQVPRLLIASGMLTFIAVGLGWYIFEAIKHPYLVPYWLGYEVVGRFSEESEFHNPHFYQAFEIYIPTLIFGTLPWSALLACKFKATKDIVKSALSKNALFKNPQNLFLFSYPLLSLVLFFMAKSKLQLYILPLFLPLSLTMGRALAAFLDLNVIKKRSTIRILAISGCIFIVALKALSGTSVVSSPHDMKRLSACIDEAVAARSFQLLVVYDKKLNGLAFYRDEILDHINPGMSEQLSEKVIAAFRNGKTPAVLLRADNVDLVSDALRRSGIPVTVKDLYGGWMLITCEQRS, encoded by the coding sequence TTGTCCACGCAAAGTAAAACTTCCTCACGCAGGCAATTCCTCTTCGTAGTCCTTTTGGCATTGCTTGCCTCCATAGCCTTTCAGGGAAGCAGAGGCTTATACGAGACCACCGAAGGAAGGTACGCTGAAGTGGCCCGCGAGATGTTGCGCAGCGGAAATTACCTTGAGCCGACACTGCTTGGCCTTCCGCACTGGAGTAAGCCTCCGCTGACCTATTGGGCCATAGCTCTCGGGTTGAAGATCTTTGGCGTCAATACCTGGGGCGCGCGCTTTTACCTGGTCATCTCATTCGTATTGACTGTTATATGCGTATGGAAGATAGCGCAAACCTTGTGGGATAAAAAAAGCGCTTACTTGAGCGCACTGGTATATACAAGCAGCTTAATGCCCCTGGTCTCCTCAAACGTCGTCTCTACGGATACGCTGCTTGCCCTGTGGGAAGCTTTAGCGATCTTCGCCTTTTGGAAGGCCGTTAGGACTCAAAGCAAAAGATGGACCGTCCTGGTATGGCTTTTTTTGGGAATGTCCTTTATGACCAAGGGTTATCCGGGACTTCTTCCGCTTTTGGGAATGATTCCTACACAAATTTACCTTAGGAAGACTAGGGGCGCCCAAGTCCCTCGTCTTCTGATCGCAAGTGGAATGCTCACTTTCATAGCGGTTGGGTTAGGATGGTATATCTTTGAAGCCATAAAGCACCCATACCTGGTGCCCTATTGGTTGGGCTACGAAGTGGTCGGTCGTTTTTCCGAAGAAAGTGAATTTCATAATCCTCACTTTTACCAGGCCTTTGAGATATACATTCCCACGTTGATATTCGGCACTTTGCCATGGAGCGCGTTGTTAGCATGTAAATTTAAGGCCACAAAGGACATCGTTAAATCGGCACTGTCGAAAAATGCATTGTTCAAAAATCCTCAAAACCTGTTTCTTTTTTCTTACCCGCTGCTGTCGCTGGTCCTGTTTTTCATGGCTAAGTCCAAGCTTCAGCTTTACATATTGCCGCTTTTTCTTCCCCTGTCCTTGACCATGGGACGGGCACTGGCGGCTTTTTTAGATCTCAACGTGATAAAAAAAAGAAGCACAATACGAATCCTTGCCATATCCGGTTGCATCTTCATCGTGGCGCTCAAGGCCCTTTCGGGCACTTCCGTCGTCTCCTCACCCCACGACATGAAAAGGCTTAGCGCGTGCATTGATGAAGCCGTCGCCGCCAGGAGTTTTCAGCTTCTTGTAGTCTACGATAAAAAACTGAACGGCCTTGCCTTCTATAGAGATGAGATATTGGATCACATAAACCCCGGCATGTCGGAGCAGCTGTCAGAAAAGGTCATTGCAGCGTTTCGCAATGGCAAAACGCCGGCAGTGTTGCTTCGGGCAGACAATGTAGACTTGGTATCGGATGCATTGAGGCGATCGGGAATACCCGTTACCGTAAAGGACCTGTATGGAGGTTGGATGCTCATCACATGTGAGCAACGATCGTAA
- a CDS encoding PTS sugar transporter subunit IIA yields the protein MNIKDLLSEKRILLGLNAGTKEEVWKAMAERMHEEGIVEDVQAYLDDVASREKQGTTGVGFGVAIPHAKSDAVRQAGLAMARTTKGIDVGSLDGTLADVFFLIAAPKDADKIYLQTLSKLARLLMHEEFRESLRKAQDSGEVIDTIEKMEEKIS from the coding sequence ATGAACATAAAGGATTTATTGTCAGAAAAAAGGATATTGCTTGGTTTAAATGCCGGCACGAAGGAAGAGGTCTGGAAGGCTATGGCCGAAAGGATGCACGAAGAAGGCATAGTGGAGGACGTGCAGGCTTACCTGGATGATGTGGCCTCAAGGGAAAAGCAGGGGACAACCGGCGTTGGCTTTGGCGTGGCCATCCCCCATGCAAAATCTGATGCCGTAAGGCAAGCAGGTCTTGCGATGGCAAGGACGACAAAGGGCATAGACGTCGGGTCTTTGGACGGAACGCTTGCCGATGTATTTTTCCTGATCGCTGCCCCAAAGGACGCCGACAAAATTTACCTTCAGACGCTTTCAAAGCTAGCAAGGCTGCTTATGCACGAAGAGTTCAGGGAATCTTTAAGGAAGGCCCAGGACTCCGGGGAAGTAATCGACACCATCGAAAAGATGGAAGAAAAAATAAGTTAG
- the pfkB gene encoding 1-phosphofructokinase — protein MTSIVTVTPNPAIDHTIFIPNFTAGKVNRVKNERMDVGGKGFNVASFLKDYGIDDVVATGFLGKENSDFFEGFLAERQIEADFVYLDGKTRTNIKIVDEEKQEITDINFPGLFCNRQSGDALKRMLGKLALTNQWFVLCGSLPPGLPDDYFAHTVSMLKSMGKFVALDTSGQALKEAIEAKPDLIKPNISEFCEILGLQNPSFDEIVQGLMALASSGIKTVCLSAGERGALFAEDGKVILARPPKIDVLSTVGAGDAMVAGLIAGALSGQSLTERAKLSTAFSACALTKMGPGRTTRERVSSIMKDITIEEVRI, from the coding sequence GTGACATCGATTGTAACGGTTACCCCGAATCCGGCCATAGACCATACGATATTCATCCCCAACTTCACTGCCGGGAAGGTCAACAGGGTCAAGAATGAACGAATGGACGTCGGAGGCAAGGGATTTAACGTGGCCTCCTTCCTCAAGGACTACGGCATCGACGACGTGGTAGCCACAGGCTTCTTGGGAAAGGAAAACAGTGATTTCTTCGAAGGATTCCTAGCGGAAAGGCAGATCGAGGCAGATTTTGTGTACCTCGACGGGAAGACGCGCACCAACATCAAGATCGTGGACGAAGAAAAGCAGGAGATAACCGACATCAATTTCCCTGGCCTATTTTGCAACAGACAAAGCGGCGATGCCCTAAAGCGCATGCTTGGAAAGCTTGCTCTCACCAATCAATGGTTCGTCTTGTGCGGCAGCCTTCCGCCAGGCCTTCCAGACGACTACTTTGCCCACACTGTAAGCATGCTTAAATCCATGGGCAAATTTGTGGCTCTGGATACCAGCGGCCAGGCCTTAAAGGAGGCCATCGAGGCAAAGCCTGATCTCATAAAGCCCAACATTTCAGAATTTTGCGAGATTTTGGGCTTACAAAATCCTTCCTTCGACGAGATAGTTCAAGGATTAATGGCATTGGCATCTTCGGGCATCAAGACGGTCTGCCTGTCCGCCGGAGAAAGGGGTGCGCTTTTTGCTGAAGACGGCAAAGTCATTTTGGCAAGGCCGCCAAAGATTGACGTCTTAAGCACCGTAGGGGCAGGAGATGCCATGGTGGCAGGCCTCATAGCAGGAGCGCTGTCGGGGCAATCCTTGACGGAACGGGCAAAGCTGTCTACGGCCTTTTCCGCCTGCGCGCTGACCAAAATGGGACCCGGGCGCACCACGCGGGAACGGGTCAGCTCGATCATGAAGGACATAACGATAGAGGAGGTAAGGATATGA
- a CDS encoding ABC transporter substrate-binding protein, protein MSKKAVAVLALVAMCFFFVLSFPATSPAKTKSITFGDFSWDSVQIHNRIAGYVLEKAYGYRVSYSFGESLPLLLGMARGDVDVSMEIWSDNIEAWGKYVESGECLDLGPTYPDAGQGWYVPTYVIKGDPERGIEPMAPDLKSIEDLSKYWELFKDPENPDKGRFYNGPTGWVVSSINIKKLQSYGLDKYYQSFEPGSDAALSTAILSAYRKGEPIFFYYWEPTPILGLFDMTKIEEPPYDIKLWNEKNGYRCDFPQSKVHVGASAKLLQKDPFVISFLANYEATIEQTNEALAYMWQNELQPKDAAIWFLKKFPEQWEQWFPISGDPHIDKLKEALDKEIVKE, encoded by the coding sequence ATGTCAAAAAAGGCCGTTGCCGTACTAGCTCTAGTGGCGATGTGCTTTTTCTTTGTTCTCTCTTTTCCGGCAACATCGCCTGCCAAAACGAAGAGCATTACCTTTGGCGATTTTAGCTGGGATAGCGTGCAAATTCATAATCGCATTGCCGGTTATGTATTGGAAAAGGCCTATGGATACCGCGTTTCCTATAGCTTTGGCGAAAGTCTTCCCCTGTTGCTTGGAATGGCACGAGGCGATGTGGATGTATCCATGGAAATATGGTCGGACAATATTGAGGCATGGGGCAAATATGTGGAAAGCGGCGAATGTTTGGATTTAGGTCCGACCTATCCGGATGCCGGCCAGGGTTGGTATGTGCCCACATATGTCATTAAGGGCGATCCCGAAAGAGGCATAGAGCCAATGGCACCGGACCTAAAAAGCATTGAGGATCTTTCGAAATATTGGGAACTTTTCAAGGATCCGGAAAATCCTGATAAAGGTAGGTTTTACAATGGCCCCACAGGTTGGGTGGTTAGCTCTATAAATATAAAAAAACTGCAATCATATGGATTGGACAAGTATTATCAATCTTTTGAGCCAGGCTCCGACGCAGCTCTCTCCACTGCAATATTAAGCGCCTATAGAAAAGGTGAGCCCATATTCTTCTACTATTGGGAGCCTACTCCGATCCTTGGCCTTTTTGACATGACTAAAATCGAGGAACCGCCATATGATATCAAGTTATGGAACGAAAAAAACGGCTACAGATGCGACTTTCCCCAATCGAAAGTACATGTAGGAGCGAGTGCAAAATTATTGCAGAAAGATCCCTTCGTCATATCGTTTTTAGCAAATTATGAAGCGACGATCGAACAGACAAACGAAGCACTTGCCTACATGTGGCAGAATGAGCTGCAACCTAAGGATGCTGCCATATGGTTTTTGAAAAAGTTTCCCGAGCAATGGGAGCAGTGGTTTCCGATTTCTGGTGATCCTCATATAGACAAGCTGAAAGAGGCATTGGACAAAGAGATCGTTAAGGAATAG
- a CDS encoding ABC transporter permease, with the protein MFPEHFTFHVAEQVNNFVDWLLDSYAPVFDAISTGILTMLLRINEILLMVPWWLYMVIVFVVLFTATRKVVASLTLAILPLLIGAFGLWALAMESLSVVLTAVIISLLIGVPVGILMAEIDCFAVILRPILDGMQTMPSFVYLIPAMMLFGLGKVPAVLATLIYSLPPVIRLTNMGLRHVPKNIEEAALAYGATKWQLLKEVRIPLAMPSILTGVNQTTMMALAMVVVASMIGARGLGQEVLLSINRIDIGRGFEAGLSVVVMAIVIDRVTQSIAKKWEPPR; encoded by the coding sequence ATGTTTCCTGAGCATTTTACTTTTCATGTAGCGGAACAGGTCAATAATTTCGTAGATTGGCTGTTAGACTCATACGCACCTGTCTTTGACGCCATTTCTACCGGTATCCTCACTATGTTGCTAAGGATAAACGAAATACTGCTGATGGTCCCTTGGTGGCTGTACATGGTCATAGTTTTCGTGGTGCTCTTTACGGCCACAAGAAAGGTTGTTGCTTCGTTGACCCTGGCCATCTTGCCTTTGTTGATTGGTGCCTTCGGATTATGGGCATTGGCGATGGAATCTCTGTCCGTCGTGCTGACGGCGGTCATAATTTCACTGCTGATAGGCGTCCCCGTGGGGATACTGATGGCGGAGATCGACTGCTTTGCAGTTATTCTCAGGCCGATCTTGGACGGCATGCAGACTATGCCAAGCTTTGTGTACTTAATACCGGCCATGATGCTCTTTGGCCTTGGCAAGGTGCCTGCGGTATTGGCCACCTTGATATATTCGCTTCCACCGGTCATAAGGCTGACGAATATGGGTTTGAGGCACGTACCTAAAAACATTGAAGAGGCTGCGTTGGCTTATGGCGCAACGAAGTGGCAACTGCTCAAGGAAGTGAGAATTCCATTGGCCATGCCCTCCATACTAACTGGAGTTAACCAAACAACGATGATGGCTTTAGCCATGGTTGTCGTTGCCTCGATGATTGGAGCCAGGGGATTGGGGCAGGAGGTGTTACTCTCCATAAACAGGATAGACATAGGCAGAGGATTTGAAGCGGGACTATCAGTTGTCGTTATGGCTATAGTCATCGATAGGGTGACTCAGTCCATCGCGAAGAAATGGGAGCCGCCCAGATAA
- a CDS encoding fructose-specific PTS transporter subunit EIIC yields the protein MAKIVAVTACPTGIAHTYMAAESLKVGAQKLGHEIKIETMGSAGVENRLTDDDISQADVVIIAADTNVDTDRFAGKPIYMTSTGLAIKDGGAVINEALSKAKVTVAKEVAKIEEIKAQRSAQRSGVYKHLMTGVSYIIPVVVAGGLCIALSFAFGIHAAEQEGSLAAALMRIGGGAAFALMVPVLAGYIAYSIADRPGLTPGLIGGMLASQIGAGFLGGIIAGFIAGYVALGLKKSIKLPKSLEGLMPVLVLPLISSLITGLLMIYVIGTPVKGIMDWLTFRLNTMSTTNAAILGLALGAMMAVDMGGPVNKVAYAFAVGLLGSNTFEPMAAVMAAGMTPPLGIALSTFIAKNKYTKEEREAGKAALVLGMSFITEGAIPFAAADPLRVIPSIIAGSTVAGALSMSFHCALRAPHGGIFVLPIPNAVENLGFYIIAILAGSIVTALLVSLLKPNKNVNVVNAK from the coding sequence ATGGCAAAGATAGTAGCCGTGACGGCTTGCCCCACGGGGATTGCCCATACCTACATGGCGGCCGAATCGCTGAAGGTGGGAGCGCAAAAGTTGGGACACGAGATAAAGATCGAGACGATGGGCTCTGCGGGCGTCGAAAACAGGCTGACCGATGACGACATAAGCCAGGCAGATGTTGTCATCATAGCGGCAGACACGAACGTGGATACGGATAGGTTCGCAGGAAAGCCCATATATATGACGTCTACGGGATTGGCCATAAAGGACGGCGGCGCCGTCATCAACGAGGCCTTAAGCAAAGCTAAGGTTACCGTAGCAAAGGAAGTAGCCAAGATAGAGGAGATAAAGGCCCAAAGATCGGCGCAAAGGTCAGGCGTGTACAAGCACCTCATGACGGGCGTTTCCTACATAATACCCGTCGTGGTGGCGGGAGGTTTGTGCATCGCCTTGTCGTTTGCCTTTGGAATACATGCCGCAGAGCAGGAAGGCAGCTTGGCAGCTGCGCTCATGAGGATAGGCGGCGGAGCGGCGTTTGCCCTCATGGTCCCGGTCCTTGCCGGTTATATCGCCTACTCCATAGCCGATAGGCCAGGTCTTACTCCGGGCCTCATAGGCGGTATGCTCGCAAGCCAGATAGGAGCCGGGTTTTTGGGCGGGATCATTGCTGGATTCATAGCAGGTTACGTAGCGCTTGGCCTGAAGAAATCCATAAAGCTTCCAAAAAGCCTCGAAGGGTTGATGCCCGTCTTAGTCCTGCCGCTTATTTCTTCCTTAATAACCGGACTTTTGATGATTTACGTGATAGGAACTCCCGTAAAGGGCATCATGGACTGGCTGACCTTTAGGTTAAACACCATGAGCACGACCAACGCCGCGATATTGGGGTTGGCATTGGGAGCGATGATGGCCGTTGACATGGGAGGGCCGGTCAACAAGGTGGCTTACGCCTTCGCCGTTGGATTGCTTGGAAGCAACACCTTTGAGCCCATGGCCGCCGTAATGGCTGCAGGCATGACGCCTCCCTTGGGGATAGCCTTATCCACCTTCATCGCGAAGAACAAATACACAAAGGAGGAAAGAGAGGCAGGCAAGGCCGCATTGGTCTTGGGGATGTCCTTCATAACTGAGGGTGCCATTCCCTTTGCGGCAGCCGACCCCTTGAGGGTAATACCTTCCATAATAGCCGGCTCGACCGTAGCGGGAGCTTTGTCCATGTCCTTTCACTGCGCCTTGAGGGCTCCCCACGGGGGTATATTCGTCCTTCCCATCCCTAACGCCGTCGAAAACCTCGGGTTTTACATCATAGCCATACTTGCCGGCTCGATCGTAACGGCCTTGCTTGTAAGCTTGTTAAAGCCCAATAAGAACGTTAACGTCGTAAATGCAAAGTAA
- the hydA gene encoding dihydropyrimidinase — MYDVVIKGGLIVGGPMGTSKADLAISGERVAAIGQDLKGKRVIDASGMLVLPGAIDAHVHMELPVSGTRSSDTFASGTKAAACGGVTTVIDFTVGSSQSSIPEDIERRLVDAKRSYIDYALHAEVIGWRKSRAWEMLKAIQLGVTSFKFFTAYGSSGRRTDRGALFEAFQVIGELGALAIVHAEDEEIINCIMSSLRDDEFSDMATLAKARPPLCEATAVSDVVYLAEKAGARVHIVHLSSALGLEALRRAKSFYRNATAETCPQYLLLTKDVYDGVDGYLYSASPALRSSHDTQVLWDALIEEEISMIATDHCPFTREQKAWKGRFTDLPYGLPGVETALPLIFSEGVSKRGLSVDALVRLFAENPAKIYGLFPQKGALHIGSDADVVIFDPDEEWTMSVDNLHMNVDFCPYEGMAVKGKVRTTLSRGEVIYNDGVFTGTEGRGRFLARRV, encoded by the coding sequence ATGTATGACGTGGTGATAAAGGGGGGTCTAATAGTAGGAGGGCCGATGGGGACATCCAAGGCAGACCTAGCCATAAGCGGCGAAAGGGTTGCAGCAATAGGGCAGGACTTAAAGGGCAAGCGCGTGATCGACGCCTCGGGAATGCTCGTCCTGCCGGGTGCCATAGATGCCCATGTTCACATGGAGCTTCCCGTCTCCGGTACCCGTTCAAGCGACACCTTTGCCTCGGGCACCAAGGCCGCAGCCTGCGGCGGCGTGACCACTGTCATTGATTTCACCGTCGGCAGCAGTCAGTCTTCCATACCGGAGGATATAGAAAGAAGGCTCGTCGATGCAAAGAGATCTTACATAGATTATGCCCTTCATGCCGAGGTCATCGGTTGGCGAAAGTCGAGGGCATGGGAGATGCTCAAGGCGATCCAATTGGGCGTCACGAGCTTCAAGTTTTTCACCGCCTACGGCTCTTCCGGCAGGAGGACCGACAGAGGGGCGCTCTTTGAGGCATTTCAGGTGATCGGAGAGCTTGGTGCTTTGGCCATCGTGCACGCCGAGGACGAAGAGATCATCAACTGCATCATGAGCTCCCTCCGGGACGATGAATTTAGCGATATGGCTACTCTGGCGAAGGCGAGGCCACCTCTTTGTGAGGCGACGGCCGTAAGCGACGTGGTCTATTTGGCCGAAAAGGCGGGGGCAAGGGTACATATCGTGCACCTTTCTTCAGCTCTAGGCTTGGAAGCCCTTAGGAGGGCAAAAAGCTTTTATCGAAATGCGACGGCAGAAACTTGCCCCCAATATCTGCTGCTCACCAAGGACGTCTATGACGGTGTTGACGGCTACCTCTATTCTGCCTCTCCGGCCTTGAGATCATCGCACGACACGCAGGTCCTTTGGGATGCCTTGATAGAGGAAGAAATTTCCATGATAGCGACGGACCACTGCCCGTTCACCAGGGAGCAAAAGGCCTGGAAGGGTAGATTTACCGATTTGCCCTACGGGTTGCCCGGAGTGGAGACGGCGTTGCCCCTGATCTTTAGCGAGGGGGTATCGAAAAGGGGCCTTTCGGTCGATGCCTTAGTCAGGCTTTTTGCAGAAAACCCGGCCAAGATATACGGGCTTTTCCCTCAGAAGGGAGCGCTTCATATAGGTTCCGACGCGGATGTAGTCATATTTGATCCCGACGAGGAGTGGACCATGAGCGTTGACAACCTCCACATGAACGTCGATTTTTGTCCCTACGAGGGCATGGCCGTAAAGGGCAAGGTGCGCACGACCCTGTCGCGTGGAGAGGTAATCTACAACGACGGCGTTTTTACCGGAACCGAAGGAAGGGGAAGGTTTTTGGCAAGGCGCGTTTGA
- a CDS encoding ATP-binding cassette domain-containing protein, protein MNKIKSINAISPVLEVKNLWKVFPKGQRSKGKKTLNIDVHDHVTISQMEKDGKLVVAVRDVSFEIYPGEIFIVMGLSGSGKSTLIRCLMRLIEVTAGTVKINGLDVTSLSKKELVKHRRYQAAMVFQHYGLLPHKTVLDNVAFGLKLRGELKEERYRKAKAAIERVGLEGWENYYPAALSGGMQQRVGIARALVMDAPVLLMDEPFSGLDPLISRQLQDELLRLQEEMKKSIMFVTHDLSEALRLGNRMAIMRKGSIVQIGTPDEIVSNPADDYVAAFVADERRTLEKTKLSLGSKLASAPASS, encoded by the coding sequence ATGAACAAGATTAAATCTATAAATGCCATTTCTCCGGTCCTTGAAGTAAAAAACCTGTGGAAGGTGTTTCCCAAAGGACAACGTTCAAAGGGGAAGAAGACATTAAACATCGACGTTCACGATCACGTTACGATTTCGCAGATGGAAAAAGACGGCAAACTTGTGGTGGCCGTGAGGGATGTCTCTTTCGAAATATATCCTGGAGAGATTTTCATCGTCATGGGGTTGTCCGGCAGCGGAAAGTCAACCCTCATACGCTGCCTAATGAGATTGATAGAAGTCACGGCAGGTACAGTTAAAATTAATGGCCTGGATGTAACTTCCTTAAGCAAAAAAGAACTGGTGAAACACAGAAGGTATCAAGCCGCCATGGTTTTTCAGCACTACGGTTTGCTTCCCCACAAGACAGTGCTGGATAACGTTGCCTTCGGCTTAAAGCTTCGAGGCGAACTGAAAGAGGAGAGATATCGAAAGGCCAAAGCTGCAATAGAAAGAGTGGGCTTGGAGGGATGGGAGAATTATTATCCTGCCGCATTGTCTGGAGGAATGCAGCAAAGGGTAGGAATAGCCCGCGCACTGGTCATGGATGCCCCTGTCCTGCTGATGGACGAGCCCTTTAGCGGTTTAGATCCTCTTATCAGCAGGCAATTGCAGGACGAACTGTTGAGGCTGCAGGAGGAAATGAAAAAAAGCATAATGTTTGTTACCCATGATTTGTCCGAAGCTTTGAGGTTGGGCAACAGAATGGCCATCATGAGAAAGGGAAGCATAGTTCAAATCGGGACGCCCGATGAGATCGTTTCAAATCCGGCTGATGATTACGTAGCTGCCTTCGTTGCCGACGAAAGACGGACGCTGGAAAAGACTAAATTGAGCCTGGGAAGCAAATTGGCAAGTGCGCCTGCAAGCTCGTGA